Sequence from the Ereboglobus luteus genome:
GATGGCGTAGGCCGCCATGAGCTGGCCGTATTCCTTCACGTAGAGGCTTTCGAGCTGCATGAGACCGACGCTGAGCATTTGTTTCCACGGATCGGTGATGATGATGAGCGGCAGCATGAATTCATTCCACGCGCCGATGAACCCCGTCACCGCAAGCGTGCCGAGAATGGGCCGGCACAGGGGAAGCACGATGCGCGTCATCTGGTAAAAATGCGACGCGCCGTCCATCTCCGCCGCCTCAAACAGATCCTTCGGGATATCCTCCACAAATCCCCGCAACCAGAAAACAACGCCGACCTGCGCCCCGGCCGTGATGACGACCGACACCGTCCAGATGGAGTTCAGCATGTGCAGATCGCGCAGCAGCATGTAGAGCGGCAGCAGGTTTGCCACGGTCGGCATCATCATCAGCGCCATGAACACGAACCACAGCAGATCCCTGCCGGGCAGCTTTGTCTTGGCGAAAAAATACGAGGCGGGCACCGCGAACGCGAGACGCAGCAACACGGAAAATGTCGCCACGACGAGCGTGGTCGCGAGCAAGTCCTTCACGGTCGCCCAGCCGACGCTCCAGTTGTGCATCACCAGCTCGTGGGGCAGTCCGAAGGGATTCTGGAAAAACTCGCGGTTGCTCTTGAACGCAGTGGAGAACATCACGTAGAGCGGCAGCAGCGCCGACGCCAGCACGAGGAGAATCAGCGCGTGTTTTATGTATTCGGAAAGGCGCGATGTTTTCATGGTGTCATGGATTAGTGGCGCGCCTTGAGCATGCGGTTGTTGGCGAGCGTGAGCAGGTAAATAATCATGAACAGCACCACGCCGGCGGCGCACGCGAGCCCCGCCTTTTGCTCGGCAAACGCCACGCGATACATGTAGAGGCCGGGCACGCTCACCACGCCGCCGGGCCCGCCATTTTCCCCGAAAAGAATCAGGATCGTGCTGAAATCCTGAAGCGTGCCGATGCACACGACGATAAGGTTCATGCGCACTTGCGTAAGAATCAGCGGAAGCTCGATCGACCAGAATTTTCTGAACCAGCCCGCGCCATCGAGATCCGCCGCCTCGTAAACCTCGGTTCCGATGTTTTGAAGTCCGGCAAGATAGACGAGCACGCCAAACGCGCCCACCCACGGAAAACCCCAAAACAAAAGCGCGGGAATCGCGAGATGCGGGTCGCCGAGCCACGCGGGATTCCCCCCTCGGTGAAGCTGTTCCAGTGAAGCATGTTCGTATCCAGCCACACGAGCGCGCTCATCAGCCCGGTCTTGTTCAGCAGGATGTTAAGGGGGCCGATGGTGGGATCATAAAACAGTTTCCAGATGAGAATAAACACCATGCTCGGCACGATCATCGGGATGACGAAGGCCACGCGATACCAGTATTGCGCGCGCTCGCTCTTGACGCGATGAATGCACACCGCCGTGAAAATGCTCGGAAACATTTTTAATATATTCGCCACGACCAGAATCGCCACGAGCTTGAAGCCCTGCCGGAACGCCGGGTCGATCCAGAGCGTCTTGTAGTTTTCGAGCCCCGTAAAATAGCTAATGTCCTGCCCGTTCCAAAAAAAGAAACTGTGAAACACGCCGCTCGCCGCCGGATAATATGCGAACACCAAAATGAGCAGCAGCGCGGGCAGCACGGCGAAGTAAAGTTTCCAGTGATTGCGGAGGTGCTTTTTCATTTCGTCTTTTTGGCGAGCGGCGAGCGGGCGCGCGCCTCCTCGTAGCGTTTGGTGAACTCGGTCGTCTCAAAATCACGGGACAGGATGCCTTGCAACATGACGCTCGTGCGATCCGCCCCCGGCATCGGCACAAAACGCTCGGCGGTGAGGGCAAACTCATCCTGCTGCGCGGCGAGTTGCGCGGTGCGCGTGCGATCAAGGAGCATCCACTCGTCGGCGTTCAGCAAAAATGTCGGCGTGTATTGATCGACAAATCCGTCGAAATCCAGCCGCCCGGCGGCAACCAAATTAATGAGCTCCTCGTAGCGCTGAAGATTCCGCCCGCCCACCTCGATGCGAAGCCCCTCCTTCACCCCTCGGGATGCGGCAGGAACGACGCGATGAATTCCCCGGGATAATTGCCCCGCACCATGGGAATCCAGTTCGCGCGCTTGTTAAGCGCGGCGTTCATTTTCTGGCTCGATAGAAAGCGCAAAAAATCCAATGCCTCGGCGCGATGGGGCGTGGTCGCGTTGACGCTGAAGGAAAACTCCCCCTGCAATTCCTCCGCCGCCGGGCCCTCCACAAATTCGCCAAACTCCGGGTCGTCGGCCGACGGCAGCGGAAAGTCGCACACGCCGATTTCAAAATCAGCCTGCTGCACATAGCTGCCCGCATCCCACGAGCCGCTGGCGATCATGAGCGCTTTTTGCTGCAAAAACAAAAACGCGGCGTCCATCCGGTCGGCGGCAAAAAACGCCGGCTGAAACTGCGCCCTGTAGTATTCGCGCCCGCGCATCATCGCGCGAATGCGCGGATCGCGAAAATCAACGGCGCCGCCGGCCAGCGCGATCACGGACTCCTCGGGCGAAAGGTCGCTGTCGCGGTTCACATCGGTCACGTTTATGAGCGTGCTGCCAACCGCCTGGTCAAAGCGCCCCCATAAAATCTTCGTGTTGTATTTGCTCGCCGTGCCCGCGATTGGATAAAGCCAGACGCCCTTCGACTTGCCGTATTCCTTTATTTTTTCGCACGCGGCGAGGAACCCGCGAAAATCGGACGGCGGCGCATCGAGCCCCGTGGCCTCGCGCAGCAGGTTTTTATTATAAAACAAACGGAGCGTGAATGCCGACGAGGGTATGCGGTAATAATCCATCAACTCGGGAATGTAACAGCCGCCGGAGCTCGCGCCGCTCGCGGCGCCGCCCTCCATGTTGTCATAAAAAGTCAGCTTCCACGGCACTCCCTCCAGCGGCGTGCCACGATTGTAAGGATTCGGCTTCGTTATCTCCTCGGAAAGCGGAATGAAGTAACGCTGCAACAACGGAATCATCATGCGCCGGTCCATCGATCCCATCGCGACCAAGTCCGGAGCCGTGCCGCCAATCAGCCGCGTGGTAATCCACGAACCGTAACCACGCTCGCCAATGACGATTTGCTGAATCCGCACATCGGGATGGATTTTTTCATATTCCCGCGCGACAAGATCGAGCGCGTCGCGCACACCCGCCTCCATCTGCCAGTGCGCGATGCGAATGGTTTTCACGCCGCTGATTTCGCTGACCCGCGACTGCAACACCAGCACGCGCGCCAACGCGAGCGCGCACACAATAACCAGCACCACGAGCCCCGTCTTGCCCTTGAGTTTGCCCAATATTTTCACGGCGTTGAGTTTTCCGGCACTCCCCCTGCCGTTAGCCCCGAAGCAGGCGGCTGCGCATCGATGGTTCTGTTGAGCAGCCCGCCATCATTTGTCTCCGGCACCGGCGCGCCCAGCCTGGCCAGCCCTTGCTTGACCATGAACGTGGTGCGGTGATTCGGAAACTCGCGGATGAACCGCGTGTAGTATTCAATCGCGATTTCGCGGTCCTTGAGATCGTGCTCGGCAAGCGACGCAATCGTCCAGCACGTTTGCGCGCGCTGCGCAAACGAGGAACCCTTTTGTGTGTCGAGCGCCGCGCGCAAATGCGTCACGGCACGGCCGCATTCCCCGAGCGGATAACGATAAAGTTTTCCCAGCACCAACGCCGCGTGAAGCGCATAATCCGGATTCGGATGCGCCGCGCGCCAGCGTTCCAATTCGGCGACACCCTCGCGCGCGCCGTCAACACCGCCGGCTTTCCAAAGCGCCAGCGTCAAATGCAACATCGCCTCCTGGGCGGCGTCGGAATCGGGGTATTCGGCGGCCACGCGCCGGTATAGGGGAATCGATTCGTCCGGCTTGGGTGAGAGCACATCGAGACCGGGCAGGCGCGCAAGCGCCAGCAACGCCCACGGCGCGTGCTTGTTGTCCGGGTGATTTTTCAAAACCCACTCGTAACTGGCAGCCGCCCTGGCCATGTCCGCGCTCGGCCGCCGAAACTGCCACAAGTTCCCCTCGGCCAAATGCGCCTGGCTCAGCAAATCGGCATCACCGGTTGCCAGCTTGATCGCGGCGAGCATTTCCCCGGCATCAACCCAGCGCCCCATTTGCATGCTCCGCCACGCCGCGTCCACCTCCGCCTGCAAATTTTCACCGCGCGCAACCGCGTCCTGCCCCTGCGCAAAACCAAGCCCCGTCGCAAACATCAAAAACGCGACAAACCGCCCGGTCAGCGTGCCTGCGAGGGATGTGTGGGAAAAGCGCATGTTTTGAGGGAGGGGAAAAGGGAAACCACACTCGGATTCGACCGGGGGAGTTTACAGCAAAAAAATCGCCCCGAGGCCGCGCCCACGGCAAACGCCCCACTTCTTGATCGTTAAGTGTCGTTAAGTGAAATGCGCGCATGGCAAAGCGCCGTTTGCGCGCGCCGCAAACAAACGCGCCGCTGCGCGTCAAATATTCGCGCCATTGGAGCGAATCGCATCGCGATACCAGGCGAAGGAATCCTTCGGCGTGCGCCGTTGCGTGTTATAGTCAACATGCACGAGGCCGAATCGCTCGCGATAACCCGCGGCCCATTCAAAATTGTCCAAAAGCGACCAATAGAAGTATCCATTAACCGGATACCCCTCCTCGCACGCGCGGCGAATCTCGCGGAGATAACGCGTCATGAAATCAATGCGCTGCGGATCGCGCACGCCGCCGTCGAGGTGCACGAAGTCGGTGTTGCAGTAGCCGTTTTCCGTGAAGGCAATCGGCAGCTTGTAGCGCCCGGTCTGAAACCTCGCCGCCCAATACGGAGCCTGCGGCACAACACTGAGCCACGAGATTGTTCCCCGCGGATTGCCCGCGCCCCATTCGCCGGGGATTTTTTCAGCCTTGCCGTTCGCACCGGCGCGAACCGGCCAGCCGGAATAACAATTATAGGCAAGAAAATCGATTTTTTGC
This genomic interval carries:
- a CDS encoding ABC transporter substrate-binding protein, whose amino-acid sequence is MKILGKLKGKTGLVVLVIVCALALARVLVLQSRVSEISGVKTIRIAHWQMEAGVRDALDLVAREYEKIHPDVRIQQIVIGERGYGSWITTRLIGGTAPDLVAMGSMDRRMMIPLLQRYFIPLSEEITKPNPYNRGTPLEGVPWKLTFYDNMEGGAASGASSGGCYIPELMDYYRIPSSAFTLRLFYNKNLLREATGLDAPPSDFRGFLAACEKIKEYGKSKGVWLYPIAGTASKYNTKILWGRFDQAVGSTLINVTDVNRDSDLSPEESVIALAGGAVDFRDPRIRAMMRGREYYRAQFQPAFFAADRMDAAFLFLQQKALMIASGSWDAGSYVQQADFEIGVCDFPLPSADDPEFGEFVEGPAAEELQGEFSFSVNATTPHRAEALDFLRFLSSQKMNAALNKRANWIPMVRGNYPGEFIASFLPHPEG
- a CDS encoding tetratricopeptide repeat protein encodes the protein MRFSHTSLAGTLTGRFVAFLMFATGLGFAQGQDAVARGENLQAEVDAAWRSMQMGRWVDAGEMLAAIKLATGDADLLSQAHLAEGNLWQFRRPSADMARAAASYEWVLKNHPDNKHAPWALLALARLPGLDVLSPKPDESIPLYRRVAAEYPDSDAAQEAMLHLTLALWKAGGVDGAREGVAELERWRAAHPNPDYALHAALVLGKLYRYPLGECGRAVTHLRAALDTQKGSSFAQRAQTCWTIASLAEHDLKDREIAIEYYTRFIREFPNHRTTFMVKQGLARLGAPVPETNDGGLLNRTIDAQPPASGLTAGGVPENSTP
- a CDS encoding carbohydrate ABC transporter permease, translating into MKTSRLSEYIKHALILLVLASALLPLYVMFSTAFKSNREFFQNPFGLPHELVMHNWSVGWATVKDLLATTLVVATFSVLLRLAFAVPASYFFAKTKLPGRDLLWFVFMALMMMPTVANLLPLYMLLRDLHMLNSIWTVSVVITAGAQVGVVFWLRGFVEDIPKDLFEAAEMDGASHFYQMTRIVLPLCRPILGTLAVTGFIGAWNEFMLPLIIITDPWKQMLSVGLMQLESLYVKEYGQLMAAYAIASLPLIVLFLFTMRLFVRGLTAGAVKG
- a CDS encoding carbohydrate ABC transporter permease → MGAFGVLVYLAGLQNIGTEVYEAADLDGAGWFRKFWSIELPLILTQVRMNLIVVCIGTLQDFSTILILFGENGGPGGVVSVPGLYMYRVAFAEQKAGLACAAGVVLFMIIYLLTLANNRMLKARH